From a single Arthrobacter sp. SLBN-112 genomic region:
- a CDS encoding TrmH family RNA methyltransferase: MNETGRPQDFPLSNPRADRVKDVAKLAGRPARLKRGQFLAEGPQAVREALKLHQQRIAAGAPGIVTEVFASESCLDRFPEFEELADGTNARLATEEVLAAMADTVNPQGIVAVCRFVDVPLEEVLDAGPRLIAVLCQVRDPGNAGTVLRAADSAGADAVVFTTSSVDIYNPKAVRSTAGSLFHLPVVLAADPAELAQACKARGIGILAADGYGQLDLDVLQDENARRRLTGTGPESVYDLAAPTAWLFGNEAQGLSAEELELADHRVAVPVYGAAESLNLGTAATVCLYASARSQRRVQAPMEPEAAT; this comes from the coding sequence ATGAACGAAACCGGGCGCCCGCAAGATTTTCCACTGTCCAACCCCCGAGCCGATCGGGTGAAGGACGTGGCAAAGCTTGCAGGGCGCCCGGCCCGTTTAAAGCGTGGCCAGTTCCTGGCTGAGGGGCCGCAGGCCGTCCGCGAGGCACTCAAACTCCACCAGCAGCGGATTGCGGCGGGAGCACCCGGAATAGTCACCGAGGTCTTCGCCAGCGAAAGCTGCCTTGACCGGTTTCCGGAATTCGAGGAGCTTGCCGACGGCACCAACGCCCGGCTGGCCACCGAAGAGGTCCTGGCAGCCATGGCAGACACCGTTAACCCCCAGGGGATCGTCGCCGTCTGCAGGTTTGTGGACGTGCCCCTTGAAGAGGTGCTCGACGCCGGGCCCCGCCTGATTGCCGTGCTGTGCCAGGTGCGGGACCCGGGGAACGCGGGAACCGTCCTGCGCGCCGCAGATTCTGCCGGTGCCGACGCCGTGGTTTTCACCACCTCCAGCGTGGACATCTACAACCCCAAGGCTGTCCGCTCCACCGCAGGGTCGCTGTTCCACCTTCCCGTCGTACTTGCTGCCGATCCCGCTGAACTAGCCCAGGCCTGCAAGGCGCGCGGCATCGGCATCCTCGCCGCTGACGGCTACGGACAGCTGGACCTCGATGTCCTGCAGGACGAGAACGCCCGGCGCAGGCTCACCGGTACCGGACCTGAGTCCGTCTACGACCTCGCCGCGCCTACCGCCTGGCTTTTCGGCAACGAGGCGCAGGGACTGTCCGCTGAGGAGCTGGAATTGGCAGACCACCGCGTGGCTGTTCCCGTCTACGGTGCCGCCGAAAGCCTCAACCTGGGGACCGCGGCCACGGTGTGCCTCTACGCCAGCGCCCGCTCCCAGCGCCGGGTCCAGGCTCCGATGGAACCGGAAGCAGCAACCTAA
- a CDS encoding GlsB/YeaQ/YmgE family stress response membrane protein, protein MGFLAWIILGLIVGAIVKAVMPGRVGGGWVTSLILGVVGAIVGGWIGSLLFNKGDLAFFDLGTWILAIVGGLVVAGIYGAVTGRGRTSRAP, encoded by the coding sequence ATGGGTTTTCTTGCTTGGATTATTTTGGGCCTCATAGTCGGGGCCATCGTTAAGGCCGTTATGCCCGGACGGGTCGGCGGCGGCTGGGTCACCAGCCTCATCCTGGGTGTCGTTGGCGCCATTGTTGGCGGCTGGATTGGCAGCCTGCTGTTCAACAAGGGCGATCTTGCTTTCTTCGACCTCGGCACTTGGATTCTCGCTATCGTCGGTGGCCTGGTTGTCGCCGGCATCTATGGAGCAGTTACCGGACGCGGCCGGACCAGCCGCGCACCATAA
- a CDS encoding MFS transporter, which produces MSSVLSPSTATRTKTPNIGMAIFALAMGGVGIGVTEFTMMGLLKEVEVGLGISTPEAGHLISAYALGVVVGAPLLAAVGAKLPRKRLALGLLLFFTVANLTSFIAPDYGSMLVSRFAAGLPHGAFFGVAAVIAASLVPPTKRGWAISMVMAGLSVSNVVGVPAATWLGQTFGWRLLFVLVGAIGLLALAMVWKFVPFQHAHPDASIRRELGALKRLQVWLALLVGIVGFGGFFATYTYIAHTMTAVAGIPSALIPLVVALYGLGMVAGNIVGGRLADKSVMGTLYRVLPAIAVALVVYAVAAHWPWSAMVMVFVVGASGSMLIPALQTRLLDASPDAPSLASSLNHAALNVANALGAFLGGVVIALGWGFVAPALVGAVLAILGFGVALLSGLLERKSPLAA; this is translated from the coding sequence ATGAGCAGCGTTCTTTCCCCGTCCACGGCTACCCGCACCAAAACGCCCAACATCGGCATGGCCATCTTCGCCCTGGCCATGGGCGGGGTGGGGATCGGGGTCACCGAATTCACCATGATGGGCCTGCTGAAGGAAGTGGAAGTGGGCCTGGGGATCAGCACCCCTGAAGCCGGGCACCTGATCTCCGCGTATGCGCTGGGCGTGGTGGTGGGCGCTCCCCTCCTGGCCGCCGTCGGAGCCAAACTCCCCCGCAAGAGACTCGCGCTGGGGCTGCTTCTGTTCTTTACCGTGGCCAACCTGACGTCATTCATTGCGCCCGACTACGGTTCAATGCTGGTGTCCCGCTTTGCCGCCGGCCTGCCGCACGGCGCGTTTTTCGGGGTGGCAGCCGTCATCGCCGCATCCCTTGTTCCGCCGACAAAACGGGGCTGGGCCATCTCGATGGTCATGGCCGGACTCAGCGTCTCAAACGTCGTGGGAGTACCGGCCGCCACGTGGCTGGGCCAGACTTTCGGCTGGCGCCTGCTGTTTGTCCTGGTTGGTGCCATCGGACTGCTGGCACTGGCCATGGTGTGGAAATTCGTCCCCTTCCAGCACGCGCACCCGGACGCGAGCATCCGGCGCGAACTCGGGGCCCTCAAACGGCTCCAGGTATGGTTGGCCCTCCTGGTGGGCATTGTGGGCTTCGGCGGCTTTTTCGCCACCTACACCTATATCGCCCACACCATGACGGCGGTAGCCGGCATCCCGTCCGCCCTGATCCCACTGGTGGTTGCGCTCTACGGGCTTGGCATGGTGGCAGGGAACATCGTCGGCGGCAGGCTCGCTGACAAATCGGTCATGGGCACCCTGTACCGGGTCCTCCCGGCCATCGCCGTGGCCCTGGTGGTCTACGCGGTTGCAGCGCACTGGCCCTGGAGCGCCATGGTCATGGTGTTTGTGGTGGGAGCTTCCGGCTCCATGCTCATCCCTGCCCTCCAGACCCGCCTGCTGGATGCCTCACCGGATGCCCCGTCGCTGGCCTCCTCCCTCAACCACGCCGCGCTGAACGTGGCCAACGCCCTGGGCGCCTTCCTCGGCGGCGTTGTCATCGCCCTCGGCTGGGGCTTCGTTGCCCCGGCCCTGGTCGGGGCCGTGCTCGCCATCCTTGGTTTCGGCGTCGCCCTTCTCAGCGGCCTGCTCGAGCGCAAAAGTCCGTTGGCCGCCTGA
- a CDS encoding (deoxy)nucleoside triphosphate pyrophosphohydrolase, which yields MTGLIQVVGGAVVDRLANPAALLVARRSAPEHLAGLWEFPGGKVEPGEEPEAALVRELAEELGIGVHLGSELPAETPGGWPLNERASMRVWFAEVTRGEPMPLEDHDELRWVDLGDREAVLALPWIPADYPIVRALLDSVAQGSDPMDSGALLAEAPGRTKA from the coding sequence GTGACTGGACTGATTCAGGTTGTGGGCGGAGCTGTAGTGGACCGACTGGCCAATCCGGCGGCGCTGCTGGTGGCGCGGCGAAGCGCGCCGGAGCACCTGGCGGGGCTATGGGAATTCCCGGGCGGCAAGGTGGAACCCGGTGAGGAACCCGAGGCGGCGCTGGTACGGGAACTGGCTGAGGAACTCGGGATCGGCGTGCACCTTGGTTCAGAGCTGCCAGCGGAAACACCGGGCGGCTGGCCCCTGAATGAAAGGGCCAGCATGAGGGTCTGGTTCGCGGAGGTGACCCGCGGCGAACCGATGCCCCTGGAGGACCATGATGAGCTGCGCTGGGTTGACCTGGGGGACCGCGAGGCGGTCCTGGCCCTGCCGTGGATCCCGGCCGATTATCCGATTGTCCGCGCGCTCCTGGATTCTGTTGCCCAAGGTTCTGATCCCATGGATTCCGGTGCGCTGCTTGCGGAGGCCCCGGGCAGGACCAAGGCCTGA
- a CDS encoding Rv2578c family radical SAM protein, with protein sequence MRWEAQALMPSPPDTAAGAAPALLPLAGLVRSVTTPEFVGITFHEVTAKSALNRVPAGSKMPFEWTVNPYRGCSHACVYCFARKTHTYLDFDAGMDFDSQVVVKVNVAEVLRKELNKSSWTRQQVALGTNTDPYQRAEGRYRLMPGIIAALAESGTPLSILTKGTLLARDIPLLKRAATQVPVGLGISLAMTDEALSEAIEPGTPGPRARLKLVSRLREAGLPCGVMAMPILPWLSDSDEALDALFGSLAAAGATGVSAGALYLKPGTREWFMKWLATHHPELAGRYRRLYGTGSYASKEYRTWLAGKVRYFKARHGFSHSAGFSHRNLDDPRVEEAEYPAGIIPTAVPGVPADHPSAPVSAASGNAVQESLF encoded by the coding sequence ATGAGATGGGAAGCGCAGGCACTGATGCCCAGTCCACCGGACACCGCGGCCGGGGCAGCACCGGCGCTCCTTCCACTCGCGGGACTGGTCCGCTCCGTCACCACCCCTGAGTTCGTCGGCATCACGTTCCATGAGGTCACCGCAAAGTCCGCGCTCAACAGGGTCCCGGCGGGATCAAAGATGCCGTTCGAATGGACCGTGAATCCCTACCGCGGCTGCAGCCACGCCTGCGTCTACTGCTTTGCCCGGAAGACGCACACCTACCTGGATTTCGACGCCGGCATGGACTTTGACAGCCAGGTGGTGGTCAAGGTGAACGTCGCGGAAGTCCTCCGCAAGGAACTGAACAAGTCCTCCTGGACACGCCAGCAAGTGGCGCTGGGCACCAATACCGATCCCTACCAGCGGGCCGAGGGCCGGTATCGGCTCATGCCTGGCATTATTGCCGCATTGGCGGAGTCCGGCACTCCCCTGTCCATCCTCACCAAGGGGACCCTGCTGGCTCGGGACATTCCGCTGCTCAAAAGGGCTGCCACGCAGGTGCCCGTGGGGCTGGGCATCTCCCTGGCCATGACGGACGAAGCCTTGTCGGAGGCCATCGAGCCCGGCACGCCCGGACCCAGGGCCCGGCTCAAACTCGTCTCCCGCTTGCGTGAGGCTGGACTCCCCTGCGGTGTCATGGCCATGCCCATCCTGCCGTGGTTGTCCGACAGTGACGAAGCCCTGGATGCGCTGTTCGGTTCCCTGGCGGCAGCCGGGGCAACCGGAGTCAGTGCGGGCGCACTGTACCTGAAGCCGGGCACCAGGGAATGGTTCATGAAATGGCTCGCCACCCACCACCCCGAACTCGCCGGCCGGTACCGGCGGCTGTACGGGACAGGTTCCTACGCCTCCAAGGAGTACCGCACCTGGTTGGCCGGGAAGGTCAGGTATTTCAAGGCCCGGCACGGCTTCTCACATTCGGCAGGTTTCAGCCACCGGAACTTGGACGACCCCAGAGTGGAGGAAGCGGAATATCCGGCCGGGATCATTCCCACAGCGGTTCCGGGCGTCCCGGCTGATCATCCTTCGGCGCCAGTTTCGGCGGCATCCGGGAATGCTGTGCAGGAATCCCTGTTCTAA
- a CDS encoding SIMPL domain-containing protein, with protein sequence MHEDARTVTVTGTGWAEAAPDLMLVSVGVECRAESVEGAYAAAAEGLAAVGSALRSHGVAPADIRSAGLSVRADLAWRDGEGQKLVGYVAASSLTVRLRDIGSASAIISAAVGAAGDNVRLNNLQLVLSDDAAVRAEARDTAWHDALRTAVQYAALASATLGRVLSVTDQPPAGGPVPLDGMQRTSASEGLAVEPGTNRVEATVTATWALEQ encoded by the coding sequence ATGCACGAGGATGCGCGGACAGTCACCGTCACGGGTACGGGATGGGCGGAAGCGGCCCCTGACCTGATGCTGGTTTCGGTGGGAGTGGAGTGCCGCGCCGAATCGGTGGAGGGCGCGTACGCGGCGGCCGCGGAGGGACTGGCTGCGGTAGGCTCCGCTCTCCGCAGCCACGGCGTTGCCCCGGCCGATATCCGCTCAGCAGGTTTATCCGTCCGCGCCGACCTCGCCTGGCGGGACGGCGAAGGCCAGAAACTCGTGGGGTACGTAGCGGCCAGCAGCCTCACGGTCAGGCTGCGGGATATTGGCAGCGCGTCCGCCATCATTTCCGCGGCAGTGGGTGCGGCCGGGGACAACGTGCGGCTGAACAACCTGCAGTTGGTCCTCTCTGACGACGCCGCGGTCCGCGCAGAGGCCAGGGACACTGCCTGGCATGACGCGTTGCGCACCGCCGTCCAGTATGCCGCCCTGGCCTCCGCAACCCTGGGCCGGGTGCTGTCCGTGACCGACCAGCCGCCTGCGGGAGGGCCGGTTCCACTTGACGGGATGCAGCGGACGAGTGCGTCGGAGGGCCTGGCAGTCGAGCCGGGCACCAACCGTGTCGAGGCCACCGTCACTGCCACGTGGGCACTGGAACAATAG
- the pheS gene encoding phenylalanine--tRNA ligase subunit alpha produces MTETLPGGAIPNPTDEAAINAAVDQAITAIAGAATLDELKAVRLAHSGEKSPLSLANREIGRLPKDQKALAGKLMGSSRGRVNKALADRATVLEAENDARILVEETVDVTAAPRRRRAGARHPLSTLQDRVADIFVGMGWEIAEGPEVESEWFNFDALNFKPDHPAREMQDTFFVEPPEAHLLMRTHTSPVQVRSMLEREVPIYVLCPGKVFRTDELDATHTPVFHQFEGLAIDRNLSMADLRGTLEHFARQMFGDEAQIRLRPNYFPFTEPSAELDIFHPGAKGGPAWIEWGGCGMVNPNVLRAAGIDPDVYSGFAFGMGIERTLMFRNEVGDMRDMIEGDVRFSEHFGMEI; encoded by the coding sequence ATGACTGAAACTTTGCCGGGCGGTGCCATCCCGAACCCCACGGATGAGGCCGCCATCAATGCCGCTGTAGACCAGGCCATCACCGCCATCGCCGGTGCGGCCACCCTTGACGAGCTGAAGGCAGTGCGCCTCGCCCACAGTGGTGAGAAGTCCCCGCTGAGCCTTGCCAACCGTGAGATCGGCCGCTTGCCCAAGGACCAGAAAGCGCTCGCCGGAAAGCTGATGGGCTCCTCCCGCGGCCGGGTCAACAAGGCGCTCGCCGATCGTGCCACGGTTCTGGAGGCTGAAAACGACGCCAGGATCCTGGTCGAGGAAACCGTGGACGTCACCGCCGCGCCGCGCCGCCGCCGCGCCGGTGCCCGTCACCCGCTCTCCACGCTGCAGGACCGCGTCGCGGACATCTTCGTGGGCATGGGCTGGGAAATCGCCGAAGGCCCCGAGGTGGAATCGGAGTGGTTCAACTTCGACGCCCTGAACTTCAAGCCGGACCACCCGGCCCGCGAAATGCAGGACACCTTTTTCGTGGAACCTCCCGAGGCCCACTTGCTGATGCGCACCCACACCTCGCCGGTGCAGGTCCGGTCCATGCTGGAGCGGGAGGTGCCCATCTACGTGCTGTGCCCCGGCAAGGTGTTCCGCACCGATGAACTGGATGCCACCCACACCCCGGTGTTCCACCAGTTCGAAGGCCTGGCCATCGACAGGAATCTGTCCATGGCGGACCTGCGCGGCACCCTTGAGCACTTCGCCCGGCAGATGTTCGGCGACGAAGCCCAGATCCGGCTGCGCCCCAACTACTTCCCGTTCACCGAGCCCTCCGCCGAGCTGGACATCTTCCACCCCGGCGCCAAGGGCGGCCCGGCCTGGATCGAGTGGGGCGGCTGCGGCATGGTCAACCCCAATGTCCTGCGCGCCGCGGGCATCGACCCGGACGTCTATTCAGGTTTTGCCTTCGGCATGGGCATCGAGCGCACCCTCATGTTCCGCAACGAGGTGGGGGACATGCGCGACATGATCGAAGGCGATGTACGGTTCAGCGAGCACTTCGGGATGGAGATCTAA
- the pheT gene encoding phenylalanine--tRNA ligase subunit beta → MRIPLSWLREFAAVPAEASAEDVMAELVKVGFEEEAVHRPTDTLKGPVVVGQVLSLVKEPQTNGKTINWCQVRVVPEGQEQTLTGDGIDPSGVQGIICGAHNFVEGDKVVVTLPGAVLPGDFHISARKTYGHLSAGMIASVRELGIGEDHDGILVLSRIGLDPEVGTDAMELLGLYDQAAEINVTPDRGYAFSIRGMAREYAHATGTAFTDPAGKVNAPAELSGGYGVKLNDDAPIYGKPGCDRFVARTVRGVDATRPTPPWMVSRLRLAGIRSISLPVDISNYVMLELGQPTHCYDQDKLSGEIVVRRASAGEKITTLDGKERTLDAEDLLITDDSGAIGIAGVMGGAATEVSDSTSNVLVESAHFDEVSIGRSRRRHKLPSEASKRFERGVDWQVAGIAAQRVVDLLVELAGGTADETGTDVGAAPETITIGLPAGFAAARIGINFTEEQIVTSLEDLGAVVEKNDGGWSVTPPTWRSDLETKEDLTEEIARLVGYDKIPATLPVAPPGRGLTRVQQQRRRLIQSLADAGLTEVLSYPFVSKAANDTFGAAEQGSELSAVKLANPISEEQGFLRTSILPGLIEVAKRNHSRGFRDLALFESGLVFLPAGTVGTASIPPLGAKPDAEVLDALYDGVPDQPFHVAAVLTGHDSPAAAGHTPRQWDWADALDVARLAGDVLGVDLVVSQGSHQAFHPGRTARLALRTGETVGYAGELHPKLLAASDMPARSVALELDADTLFEAAPDVIVARHISTYPVATQDVALVVPAGVPADEVLDALREGAGELLEDVALFDVYAGKGIEEGKKSLAFGLRFRAADRTLTADEASAAREQAVALAAERFGAVQR, encoded by the coding sequence GTGCGTATCCCACTTTCCTGGCTGCGTGAATTCGCGGCCGTACCGGCCGAAGCATCGGCCGAAGATGTCATGGCCGAGCTGGTCAAGGTCGGTTTCGAGGAAGAAGCGGTCCACCGCCCCACGGACACGCTGAAGGGCCCCGTCGTGGTGGGGCAGGTGCTGAGCCTGGTCAAGGAGCCGCAGACCAACGGCAAGACCATCAACTGGTGCCAGGTCCGCGTTGTCCCCGAAGGGCAGGAGCAGACCCTCACCGGAGACGGGATTGACCCCTCCGGTGTCCAGGGCATCATCTGCGGCGCCCACAACTTCGTGGAGGGCGACAAGGTGGTGGTCACGCTTCCGGGCGCCGTGCTGCCCGGCGACTTCCACATCTCGGCCCGCAAGACCTACGGCCACCTGTCAGCCGGCATGATCGCCTCGGTCCGCGAACTGGGCATCGGCGAGGACCACGACGGCATCCTAGTGCTGTCCCGCATCGGGCTTGACCCGGAAGTGGGCACCGACGCCATGGAGCTTTTGGGGCTGTACGACCAGGCCGCGGAAATCAATGTCACCCCGGACCGCGGCTACGCCTTCTCCATCCGCGGCATGGCGCGGGAATACGCGCACGCCACCGGCACCGCCTTCACGGATCCGGCCGGGAAGGTCAATGCACCCGCGGAGCTCTCCGGCGGCTACGGCGTGAAGCTCAACGACGACGCCCCCATCTACGGCAAGCCCGGCTGCGACCGTTTCGTGGCACGCACCGTTCGCGGCGTGGACGCCACCCGGCCCACCCCGCCGTGGATGGTGTCCCGGCTCCGGCTGGCAGGCATCCGCTCCATCTCACTGCCCGTGGACATCTCCAACTACGTCATGCTGGAGCTGGGCCAACCGACGCACTGCTACGACCAGGACAAGCTGTCCGGTGAGATCGTGGTGCGGCGCGCCTCGGCAGGCGAGAAGATCACCACCCTGGATGGCAAGGAACGCACCCTTGACGCCGAGGACCTGCTCATCACCGATGACTCCGGTGCGATCGGCATTGCGGGAGTCATGGGCGGCGCGGCCACCGAGGTGAGTGATTCGACGTCGAACGTCCTGGTGGAATCGGCACACTTTGACGAGGTGTCCATTGGGCGGTCCCGGCGCCGGCACAAGCTGCCGTCCGAGGCGTCCAAGCGTTTCGAGCGCGGGGTTGACTGGCAGGTGGCGGGCATCGCCGCCCAGCGCGTGGTGGACCTCCTGGTGGAACTCGCCGGCGGCACCGCCGACGAAACGGGCACCGACGTGGGCGCGGCACCGGAGACCATCACCATTGGACTGCCCGCCGGCTTCGCCGCGGCCCGCATCGGCATCAACTTCACCGAGGAGCAGATTGTCACCTCCCTTGAGGACCTGGGCGCCGTCGTGGAGAAGAACGACGGCGGCTGGAGCGTTACGCCGCCCACGTGGCGCAGCGACCTGGAAACCAAGGAAGACCTGACCGAGGAAATCGCCCGGCTGGTGGGCTACGACAAGATCCCCGCCACCCTGCCGGTGGCCCCTCCGGGCCGCGGACTTACCCGGGTCCAGCAGCAGCGCCGGCGCCTGATCCAGTCCCTGGCTGATGCCGGCCTGACTGAGGTGCTGTCCTACCCGTTCGTGTCCAAGGCAGCCAACGACACCTTTGGTGCGGCCGAACAGGGTTCGGAACTGAGCGCGGTCAAGCTGGCCAACCCCATCAGCGAGGAGCAGGGTTTCCTGCGCACCTCCATCCTGCCCGGGCTGATCGAGGTGGCCAAGCGGAACCACTCGCGGGGCTTCCGCGATCTTGCCCTGTTCGAGTCCGGCCTGGTATTCCTGCCGGCCGGGACCGTGGGCACAGCTTCGATCCCGCCGCTGGGCGCCAAGCCTGACGCCGAGGTCCTCGATGCACTCTACGACGGCGTCCCGGACCAGCCGTTCCACGTGGCTGCCGTCCTCACCGGCCACGATTCCCCGGCCGCCGCGGGGCACACCCCCCGGCAGTGGGACTGGGCCGATGCGCTGGATGTTGCCCGCCTCGCCGGCGACGTCCTCGGCGTCGACCTGGTGGTCAGCCAGGGCAGCCACCAGGCGTTCCATCCCGGCCGCACCGCCCGCCTGGCGCTGCGGACAGGGGAGACCGTTGGCTACGCGGGCGAACTGCACCCCAAGCTGCTGGCAGCTTCGGACATGCCTGCCCGTTCGGTGGCACTCGAACTCGACGCCGACACCCTGTTTGAGGCGGCACCGGACGTGATCGTGGCCCGCCACATCTCCACGTACCCGGTAGCCACTCAGGACGTTGCACTCGTTGTCCCGGCCGGGGTGCCGGCGGACGAGGTCCTTGATGCGCTGCGTGAAGGTGCCGGCGAGCTGCTGGAGGACGTGGCGCTGTTCGACGTCTACGCAGGCAAGGGGATCGAGGAAGGCAAGAAGTCGCTGGCCTTCGGCCTTCGGTTCCGGGCAGCCGACCGCACCCTCACCGCAGACGAAGCCTCGGCTGCGCGTGAGCAGGCAGTGGCGTTGGCCGCAGAACGCTTCGGAGCCGTCCAGCGCTAA
- a CDS encoding SRPBCC family protein, with the protein MMHQRNLRRLPAAGALICVPACWFAFRRLQLRWGATREEAGGQLPGDDLITVAGLQATRSVTVHAPPERVWPWLVQMGQRRGGLYSYDFLENLAGLDIHSADRIHPEWQDIKVGDPVHLAPTDSSDLEVALLEPERALVLRIPRSPAPGPFDFTWAFILQPKPNDTTRLVVRERYAYRQWWARFLVETVEVASFVMSLRMLHGIRSRAEGLT; encoded by the coding sequence ATGATGCATCAACGGAACCTGCGCCGGCTTCCTGCCGCCGGAGCACTTATCTGTGTTCCGGCCTGCTGGTTTGCGTTCCGGCGCCTCCAACTGCGTTGGGGTGCAACCCGGGAGGAGGCGGGCGGGCAACTGCCCGGTGATGACCTGATCACTGTCGCCGGCCTGCAGGCAACGCGGTCTGTCACCGTCCATGCGCCGCCTGAACGGGTGTGGCCGTGGCTGGTGCAGATGGGCCAGCGCCGAGGGGGACTCTACAGCTACGATTTCCTGGAGAACCTCGCCGGCCTGGATATCCACAGCGCGGACCGCATCCATCCTGAGTGGCAGGACATCAAAGTGGGCGACCCTGTCCATCTGGCACCCACGGACTCCTCGGACCTGGAGGTGGCGCTCCTTGAACCGGAAAGAGCGCTCGTCCTGCGCATCCCCCGGAGTCCAGCACCCGGCCCCTTCGACTTCACCTGGGCCTTCATCCTCCAACCCAAGCCAAACGACACCACCCGACTCGTTGTCCGTGAGCGGTACGCCTACCGGCAATGGTGGGCACGGTTCCTGGTAGAGACCGTGGAAGTTGCCAGCTTCGTCATGTCCCTGCGCATGCTCCACGGGATCAGGAGCCGGGCCGAGGGACTCACTTAA
- a CDS encoding quinone oxidoreductase family protein, with the protein MTHAIVARQAGGPEVLDYTEVETPVPGPGQVLFKVEAAGVNFIDTYKRSGTYKVQYPFTPGTEAAGTVEAVGEGVTAFVVGDRIATAEGTKCYADYALVDEEAALPVPKGLDVYTAAALPLQGMTAHFLMNSTFKVEPGHRVLLHAGAGGVGLLMIQLLKARGAEVITTVSTDEKDQLARAAGADHVLRYDGFAKRVTDITGGIGVDVVYDGVGKETFDGSLAALRVRGMLVLFGAASGPVPPFDPQRLNAGGSLFLTRPTIAHHLRDAAERRWRSDEVFGAAADGSLKVRIGARYPLSQAAQAHRDLEGRKTTGKVVLVP; encoded by the coding sequence ATGACGCACGCAATCGTCGCACGGCAGGCAGGCGGACCGGAAGTCCTTGACTACACCGAGGTTGAAACCCCTGTCCCCGGACCGGGTCAGGTGCTCTTCAAAGTGGAGGCGGCGGGCGTCAATTTCATCGACACATACAAGCGCAGCGGGACCTACAAAGTGCAGTACCCCTTTACCCCCGGTACGGAAGCCGCAGGGACGGTGGAGGCAGTGGGCGAAGGAGTGACGGCTTTCGTCGTGGGCGACCGGATTGCAACGGCCGAGGGCACCAAGTGCTATGCGGACTACGCGCTGGTGGACGAGGAGGCGGCGCTGCCGGTACCGAAAGGCCTGGACGTCTACACGGCCGCAGCCCTCCCCCTGCAGGGGATGACGGCGCATTTCCTGATGAACTCCACTTTCAAGGTGGAGCCAGGCCACAGGGTCCTGCTGCACGCCGGGGCCGGCGGTGTGGGCCTGCTCATGATCCAGCTCCTCAAGGCCCGCGGCGCGGAAGTGATCACCACGGTTTCCACCGATGAGAAGGATCAGCTTGCGCGTGCGGCGGGCGCGGACCACGTGCTGCGCTACGACGGTTTCGCGAAGCGGGTCACGGACATCACGGGCGGCATCGGCGTGGACGTGGTGTACGACGGCGTGGGGAAAGAGACGTTCGATGGTTCACTTGCAGCGCTGCGCGTCCGGGGCATGCTGGTGCTTTTTGGCGCGGCATCAGGGCCGGTCCCGCCCTTTGACCCGCAGCGGCTCAATGCCGGGGGCTCCCTGTTCCTCACCCGGCCCACCATTGCACACCACCTGCGGGATGCTGCGGAACGGCGCTGGCGCTCGGACGAGGTCTTTGGCGCCGCCGCAGACGGCAGCCTGAAGGTCCGGATCGGCGCGCGCTACCCGTTGAGCCAGGCAGCCCAGGCGCACCGCGACCTGGAGGGCCGGAAGACCACGGGCAAGGTCGTCCTGGTGCCCTGA